In Drosophila bipectinata strain 14024-0381.07 chromosome 2R, DbipHiC1v2, whole genome shotgun sequence, one genomic interval encodes:
- the LOC108131410 gene encoding larval cuticle protein 1 — translation MFKIAMICAVLGLALANPPVPHSVGRSEDVHAEVQSRSDDIRADGFDSSLQTSNGIQQSASGDVHGNIHGSFGWISPEGEHVDIKYVADENGYQPQGAWIPTPPPIPEAIARAVAWLESHPPAPEPSYHH, via the exons ATGTTCAAGATT GCCATGATCTGCGCCGTTCTGGGACTGGCCCTGGCCAATCCTCCAGTGCCCCACAGTGTGGGACGCTCCGAGGATGTCCACGCCGAGGTGCAATCCCGATCGGACGACATCCGCGCCGATGGTTTCGACTCCAGCCTGCAGACCAGCAACGGAATCCAGCAGTCCGCCAGCGGAGATGTCCATGGCAACATCCACGGCAGCTTCGGCTGGATCTCCCCCGAGGGTGAGCACGTGGACATCAAGTATGTGGCCGACGAGAACGGATACCAGCCCCAGGGTGCCTGGATCCCAACCCCACCCCCAATCCCGGAGGCTATCGCCCGCGCCGTCGCCTGGCTGGAGTCCCACCCCCCAGCACCTGAGCCCAGCTACCACCACTAG
- the CSN7 gene encoding COP9 signalosome complex subunit 7 isoform X1, giving the protein MTQDMLLGNEEPSKSKETFLEKFCLLAKAATSNAALLDVIRQALEAPNVFVFGELLAEPSVAQLKDSEDAKHFETLNLFAYGTYKDYRSQPEKYIELSPAMQKKLQHLTIVSLAIKAKSIPYALLLSELEIDNVRHLEDIIIEAIYADIIHGKLFQNTRVLEVDYAQGRDIPPGYTSQIVETLQAWVNSCDSVSNCIDMQIKYANAEKSKRILNKERVEQDLINLKKVLKSQASDSDESMQIDTHGPGTSGGLGQSELRKKPSKLRNPRSAAAVGLKFSK; this is encoded by the exons ATGACTCAGGACATGCTGCTTGGCAACGAGGAACCGAGCAAAAGCAAGGAAACGTTCCTGGAGAAGTTCTGTCTGTTGGCCAAAGCAGCCACCTCGAATGCCGCACTGCTCGACGTGATTCGCCAGGCTCTGGAGGCTCCAAATGTCTTTGTTTTCGGTGAATTGCTGGCGGAGCCTTCTGTGGCGCAG CTCAAAGACTCAGAGGATGCCAAGCACTTTGAGACACTGAATCTGTTTGCATATGGAACGTACAAGGATTACCGCTCCCAGCCCGAAAAATACATCGAACTTAGCCCGGCGATGCAGAAAAAGTTGCAGCACCTTACCATTGTCTCGCTGGCCATTAAGGCCAAGAGCATTCCCTACGCTCTGCTACTCAGCGAGCTGGAAATAGATAACGTTCGCCACCTTGAGGACATCATCATTGAGGCCATTTATGCAG ACATCATCCACGGGAAGCTGTTCCAGAATACTCGAGTTCTGGAGGTGGACTACGCCCAGGGCCGGGACATACCGCCCGGCTATACCAGCCAGATCGTGGAGACCCTTCAGGCCTGGGTCAACTCCTGTGACAGCGTCTCCAACTGCATTGACATGCAGATTAAATACGCCAATGCCGAAAAGTCCAAGAGGATTTTGAACAAGGAGCGAGTAGAACAAgat cttattaatttaaaaaaggtaCTGAAGAGCCAGGCATCGGACAGTGACGAAAGCATGCAAATCGATACTCACGGACCAGGAACCAGCGGCGGTCTGGGTCAATCGGAGCTACGCAAGAAGCCCTCGAAGCTAAGGAATCCACGCAGTGCGGCTG CAGTTGGCCTGAAGTTCAGCAAGTGA
- the CSN7 gene encoding COP9 signalosome complex subunit 7 isoform X2, which yields MTQDMLLGNEEPSKSKETFLEKFCLLAKAATSNAALLDVIRQALEAPNVFVFGELLAEPSVAQLKDSEDAKHFETLNLFAYGTYKDYRSQPEKYIELSPAMQKKLQHLTIVSLAIKAKSIPYALLLSELEIDNVRHLEDIIIEAIYADIIHGKLFQNTRVLEVDYAQGRDIPPGYTSQIVETLQAWVNSCDSVSNCIDMQIKYANAEKSKRILNKERVEQDLINLKKVLKSQASDSDESMQIDTHGPGTSGGLGQSELRKKPSKLRNPRSAAVGLKFSK from the exons ATGACTCAGGACATGCTGCTTGGCAACGAGGAACCGAGCAAAAGCAAGGAAACGTTCCTGGAGAAGTTCTGTCTGTTGGCCAAAGCAGCCACCTCGAATGCCGCACTGCTCGACGTGATTCGCCAGGCTCTGGAGGCTCCAAATGTCTTTGTTTTCGGTGAATTGCTGGCGGAGCCTTCTGTGGCGCAG CTCAAAGACTCAGAGGATGCCAAGCACTTTGAGACACTGAATCTGTTTGCATATGGAACGTACAAGGATTACCGCTCCCAGCCCGAAAAATACATCGAACTTAGCCCGGCGATGCAGAAAAAGTTGCAGCACCTTACCATTGTCTCGCTGGCCATTAAGGCCAAGAGCATTCCCTACGCTCTGCTACTCAGCGAGCTGGAAATAGATAACGTTCGCCACCTTGAGGACATCATCATTGAGGCCATTTATGCAG ACATCATCCACGGGAAGCTGTTCCAGAATACTCGAGTTCTGGAGGTGGACTACGCCCAGGGCCGGGACATACCGCCCGGCTATACCAGCCAGATCGTGGAGACCCTTCAGGCCTGGGTCAACTCCTGTGACAGCGTCTCCAACTGCATTGACATGCAGATTAAATACGCCAATGCCGAAAAGTCCAAGAGGATTTTGAACAAGGAGCGAGTAGAACAAgat cttattaatttaaaaaaggtaCTGAAGAGCCAGGCATCGGACAGTGACGAAAGCATGCAAATCGATACTCACGGACCAGGAACCAGCGGCGGTCTGGGTCAATCGGAGCTACGCAAGAAGCCCTCGAAGCTAAGGAATCCACGCAGTGCGGCTG TTGGCCTGAAGTTCAGCAAGTGA
- the LOC108131603 gene encoding larval cuticle protein 2-like, producing the protein MFKFVTILALLGVAAALSPATLSRISGGDVHADVVSRSEDVRADGFDASLQTTNGIQQSASGDVHGNIHGSFGWISPEGEHVDIKYVADENGYQPQGAWIPTPPPIPEAIARAVAWLQSHPPAPEHNRHY; encoded by the exons ATGTTCAAGTTT GTAACGATCCTTGCCCTTCTGGGAGTGGCCGCTGCCCTTTCCCCCGCCACCCTTTCCCGTATTTCCGGAGGTGATGTCCACGCCGATGTGGTTTCCCGCTCGGAAGATGTCCGCGCCGACGGATTCGATGCCAGTCTGCAGACCACCAACGGAATCCAGCAGTCCGCCAGCGGAGACGTCCATGGCAACATCCACGGCAGCTTCGGCTGGATCTCCCCCGAGGGCGAGCACGTGGACATCAAGTACGTGGCTGACGAGAACGGATACCAGCCCCAGGGTGCCTGGATCCCAACCCCACCTCCAATCCCAGAGGCCATTGCCCGTGCCGTCGCCTGGCTGCAGTCGCACCCCCCAGCTCCCGAGCACAACCGTCATTACTAA